AAACGACGTACTtaacacataatacataatatgatatcgtaataatatccTACAGTCGAGCCTCgataaatcgaatttttttcaCGCCCCTAGAAGTGTTAATGAGGTATATAACTCGAAAAATACACAAGTCGAATTTTTATTCCCCTTGAGATTCGAGTTATCGAGGCtcgaatgtaatataatacgtatgttGGTGACATTCCTCAGCTGGAACGAATACCTCATAGTgtctgctattttttttaaaaaattttatcgcAGTCTCTtatgagtataggtacctagatattaaatatctacTGCAATAACTATATTGCGACATCATCTCAAACTATATATTTCTGTTAacgttcatattatgttatatgttattattgacGTGCGTTTGTTATGTCTATGTGGTAGGCGACGATgtgcactataaaatatatcatataaatacgcTTGAAATGTGTTTATATAAGTAGACGAAACGCGTTTtcaaaactatgaaaaaaaattctatccTATTCGTTTGTTTACACAGGAAACGTGCGGTATACGCGGAAATCCATAaatctgaatacttttttttaaaattattgacctTCCAATCCTACACAAACCTGCAGCCGTAGCAATGTACGTGTTTAGCGGTCGTTCTAAagagattaaaaaatatttcgattccGTATAAAAACGCAACTGACCGCAGTGCTAAATGCTGAAAAATCAACTGATAGGTGAATACTTATTACTTGATGAACGGTAggaatattaaagtattaaacgaTGGGTTAGGTGGTTATTAAAGATTAATTACAACTACATAaatgatatgtaatattattaaaaatagttgtcCCACCCGGCGTTTCCCGTGCCGAcagtttattttcttataaatataattttaagagaATGTATATGCCATATTTctgcaaattattataatagttatataatatttaactaatggaaaccatataaataaacaaagtatatatattcttttttcGGGGGCTCAGAAAAATGTCATGTATGAGCTGCCCTTAAGCTACCTAAGGCCCTATATAGGGGTTGAACAAATAAGCTGCACACACCCTCCAATTCTCAAGGAGTATATTAATAtcacttttattgaaaatggtccAGTAGTTTTGAGTATTCATTTCGGATAAACTAACACTTGTAACCAACATTCTGTAACCTATATATAGGGTTATCGTTGGTTATAGCAGCTCATAAAAGTTGAAATATAGGCTCTGATCtggacaattattttaattatagttattttatttcaccaaCAACTAGCCCAACAATTGGACTAGCTTTTAAAATCGGAGATGGTCAAATTCCCACCTTTAACCCCCACCCCCCTCAAATGATGCCACTGACTTTAGGCACGGAGGACGAAAATCATTAGGTAAACGACTCGTCTAGTCAAACGACCTGCAGTACGTTGTCGTCACTCGTCGTGATTaacattacttattagttattaataattaatactatagtaaTGACTAAAGACCGGATTCCCGTGCAATTGCATCTTTTTATAGCGTGTTCTAAATTCAATAGAAACAAGCTACAAATCCAAATCAAGAGATgtagattaatttaaagaaagttTTATGTTGCACAAAATTGCACGTTTTTGGGTTTTTGCACAAAATTGCACGTTTcgggattttttttataaaaatgtacttttgtacaaatatttttgtatttttgtattatttttatcgttgctacattatattgttatacaaagtATTGGACTTTTAtatctaacaatataataattatatatatataacgatataatacgAAGTAATTAAGATAATGACTAAGGTACTACGATAGTCGATAGATTATCGATtacatatacactatacagccGTCGTAGTCAACTcgtgttttatacaattttgtagttaattattacttgatattatttaatttaaaatgccgAAAATTAGTAGTAGCCATTGTTCTAAAATAAAGTGTTGGATCGAAAAATATCTAGAATTGAAAACAGAaggcaaaattatattttgcacgTCGTGCAATAAGGCTATTGGTTGTGAACGTAAATCACAAGTTGATGCACACTGTAATTCAAGTACGTACCTACGGTAACACTAATTTTCTGctgtaatcaataattattaaatttttttttttattgtttttgttgttattagaTGTGCATCAACAAATGACTGCtgctaaaaaaaataagcgTAATCCGGTACAAATGTTAATACCTGAAACCACCTCAGCATGGCTAGTcgaaatgaatttttaacagaCATGTGTTATGCCTTGGTAGCCACAAATATTACTTTCAATAAACTTCAGTCGACcccatttaaaaattttttacaaaaatatgttaatcaGAATATTCCAGATGAAAGTACGTTacgaaaaaattacttaaaaatatgttttgaatcTACTCTTACAAAAATACGGGAAAAATTAACTAACAATTTCATTTACATTATGGTAGACGAAACGACTGATTCTAGAGGGCTGTATATTTGTAGTTTAATTGTTGGGATACTTCATCCAGAAATAATGCCTACTTCATTCCTGATTTCTTGcaaagaattgaaaaaaacCAATTATGAAACGGTTTCTCGATTTGTGAATGATAGTTTAATGGAATTTTTTGGAGACACGTTATTTCAAGACAAAATTCTGCTGTTTATTAGCGATGCGGCGCCATATATGATAAAAACTGGAGgagcattaaaaatattttattctaatatgaTTCATATAACTTGTGTTGCCCATGGCTTAAACCGTGTGGCCGAAAAAGTTAGAGACATTTTCCCGGGTGTAAATAAACTggtaaataatggaaaaaaaatgtttttaaaagcaCCTCATCGTATTACtgcttataaaaattgtatggacTGTCGCCTTCCTCCAGAACCTGTAATAACAAGGTGGGGAACATGGTTAGAAGCTGCTTTGTTTTACTCTGAAAATTTCagtaaatttaatgaattgGTATCTAATATAGAAGACTATATTAGATAatactaatgactaatgagtaattaTACAAATCTTTCAACTCCGTGTGGTTTTATTTTGTcgccattaatttattattttaaacttcgatttgttaatatttaggtTTTGTTTTGATGAGCGTCACGTACCGAAGAGTGGTATTACGCAAAACGCCGAGTTTGCATTCAAAATTGTCCAATATGTATTCAATACACGATCGACATTGAAAGCTATATGCAGGATTATTTTTTCAGACGTTGAGTACTGAATAGCTTACGAAATATTTTGGAACAAGGTACCTccacctactatattatattatatgtctatatgcATGTACCTTGTGGCCTGttccaaaatatataggtacacgcagTACATTTTAGGTGACATATATTATTTGGATAGAAGCGATGATTACaaatgaataacataataatattattggaataataattttagtatagtttacctataatataccaatatcaGTTTTTCgttaatagtacctactgttCAAAACTCttcgaaattaaatataaatactatttttttgaaattgatatattttactacaaatagaaaaaaatgtaatcaattttaaaatattatatccccGCGACTTTAATTGGACCTTGAATAGTTGTACAATgccatatatatgtattgaatattataggCTTCATAgtcatacataatttaaaatatacctaatattatcttaaacattataattaatcgaTTATGATAAAGTGTGAAATAAACGTACTTacctacaattttttctatctatttacactgtaataattataactataataataattatcgcgaTAACCTTAgacttaatttaataacattattgtttgTTGTTTGTATTGAGCTTAAAGGcgtatttttttggtataattactaaataatttttgatttcagaTATCAGCTTTTTTTGGTGTTTGGTAAAGCAGACTTGGTACAAGTACTTCTTGTTGTCAGTCAACACCTTCGACATACCATACAATTAATGCGTTTTACATATTCATGCGTGCTTCAGAAATTATGCAAATACGTTTTACTGTCAGTATCATAGAAATTAAACTCATAATTCCAAGTATAGGTTGTTATAtgtcaattgatttttttctcactagatcgattaataaatataaagtgtCGGTTCGAATTGCGAGTAGGTAAGGTCATAATAACCAAATACATGTTAAATTATTCAACGACGCATTATTCAAATTTACAGTCTGTGGTATACTAtagatgtattaaataaaattgtaaaccaCAAGAATACAAGATATAGTTGATTAAAGTGTACTTTTTTCACCAAATAAAACCATAACatctcaaataattaaatattttttatacacatacagaatattataaaattgaccTCCAGAACACTTCCTGCAACTAAATATTCAGGAAAGACTAATTCGAAAGAATGGTAGATAATACTAGAATATTTAGTAGTGGTTTACATGATATTCATTATAATGCTACGTTTTGGTGTAGGTactgtaattataattcaaCTCAGGTAGATACCTCTATATTAAGGAACTTCCCGATCTTATTCATTAGTAAATTGTAATCTGTTTTACGTCATCAAGTCCATCCGTTGTAGGTATGCAGTGCCATAGCGTTGTGCCGTCTGTTTACATTAAGTATAcattaagtacaataaattatagatttaaaaaaatacacactaaatctttaatattaaataaattcaaacaacGTTCTGCATATAACCAACTTATAGAATGTATAATTACTGATGtcgtgtaattaaaaattacacgcTCGAGAAGTCGAATAGTGCGGAAATGAGTTTTGCAAAATGctgcaagtaaatataaataacaaaattctagttagtttatttttatacaaataaaactaacagaattttaacttttaagcttAATACCATCGTTCCAAGGTGAGTTTCCCTGGCaccacaatatttaaaaatctaaatttttcctgaattaaactaattaaattaatttggtgaGATTTTGGGTGCCGGAGAAACGTTTTCCTGGCACCCGTAGAGGGAAATTGGTTTTTCCCAGGGAAATCTTTTGgtacaaattatgaaattagtGGTACAAATTGGTACATATTATGGTACAATTAATGGTGCAGGAAAAATGTGGATTTTTAAACATTGCGGTGCCAGAGGAACTCACCTATCGTTCCACATTATATTGTGCAGCCCCGCACTATAGGGGTATTCTCCACTCCTGAGTCCTGATCCGATTCCTcgtcaaatttacttattgtacttaTTCGGTATATTCAACtgaacagattgtaaatatgtcctatgatattatatttaaaaaacaaaaaaaaatcatcattatattatatcttattatctACTGTTTTCTTCATACAAAATATCGACAACCCGTTCATATTAAGTTGCGAAACAGGTACCTAATCGTCATCACCTGTTTGAATACCACCTATATCCTACCTATTTacgatgtttaaaaattaaatgtgcaaatataatatttatacgcgTTTTTAAGCGGATTCcgtgaatttattaatttataggtatgtattattagttattattgcgtgttatattattacatacagtatcatatattatagattttcgTCATCGTCACACGGTCAGTTTACTTAAAAAAGTCTGATATTAGgagatgacaatatttttattattaattacgtgAAAGTCAAAACCATTAATGTGGTGTACCATGTAAAAAATACAGTCGCGACTAAATACGCCtgtcgtttatataatatacataggtaaatatatatacacactcgCACTAAAATTTGAAACGTTTTGTAGATCGATCgcgatcgatattatattattattgtggcaccaaaaaccaaagtatttaaaatcagTCATGTAAAGATATGcaccaatttatttataatttatgcacgTATTAAATTTCGGTTCATCTATCGACCCGCGACGAAAACGAATTTTGGTGTTTTGTAGTGGAACAACGATGATTAGTTTTTTCGTAATtagtgtataataggtacttttatatgatataatacgtGTTGAGTACGAATATGCGCTTcgtattaataaattgtgttcttgattatttgtaaataatttgaaaagtatttatcaTCCCGCAGTTTTCGTACACCAttcgtatatttgtattacctcAAAACGTTTTGAAAATTCCGGTCATTGTCTTGCTgtttatctttttattattaacacctAATAGCAACAATAGACATATTTCGACGTAGAACAATAGATCGGAGGTTATCGGATAATTCCTCggcatgtttataatatacctatattgtagtgtatacaatatagtatatacattgcATCAACAGTCAATCCCTCCTTTTATTTTCATGACGTAGGTACGAACCGCAAACAAATCAATAATcgaataaacaaacaataaacaaaatacatttattgaaagTAAAATGATCAGTATAGGAGCTTCATCCTAGGTAAATATCAAACTCAAACTCgtataattatagttacataAAAATTGCAATAGTTAAACAATGATGAACAACacagcaaataatataatatacatcaataacaataatattacgtgctatataatatatattatattgttacctaAACCCAGAAccctatacattattttacaaaccATATTACGTCATTGCGATACACACGTGGGAGGAGTCGATTTTTAAGGGTTTCATCGCCTTTGTGTGAAAACAAAAACTCAAATTACATATCCTACTCACATCACACTTAACACACAACCGCATGAGCTAATTGTTTTTGTGAccacgaacaatattatttcccTTTTTTCATCAAgaatttatatagttatcaaTTACAGCAGTAGATACAAAATTCCACGTtcaaccaaaaccagaaaattggTCGAAATGTTCAAATCcattaacaaaatgtttatcgATGAAACTCTGTATCaaatataattgcataataattagaatacctatataggttatcTACTGTAATAGTTTTACATcgcataaaaattcaatttggcCACAAAACGTTTAGATAGCTGTTGAGAGTGCCAGAGCATTTACATTA
This portion of the Acyrthosiphon pisum isolate AL4f chromosome A1, pea_aphid_22Mar2018_4r6ur, whole genome shotgun sequence genome encodes:
- the LOC115033850 gene encoding uncharacterized protein LOC115033850, with protein sequence MASRNEFLTDMCYALVATNITFNKLQSTPFKNFLQKYVNQNIPDESTLRKNYLKICFESTLTKIREKLTNNFIYIMVDETTDSRGLYICSLIVGILHPEIMPTSFLISCKELKKTNYETVSRFVNDSLMEFFGDTLFQDKILLFISDAAPYMIKTGGALKIFYSNMIHITCVAHGLNRVAEKVRDIFPGVNKLVNNGKKMFLKAPHRITAYKNCMDCRLPPEPVITRWGTWLEAALFYSENFSKFNELVSNIEDYIR